Proteins encoded together in one Polaribacter reichenbachii window:
- a CDS encoding DUF4202 domain-containing protein, which produces MKPTRFETAIALIDKKNAEDPNTYEVDGLEYAKELLYSQRMTRKLLQFEPNASKALQIAARAQHICRWKIERKEYPMDRVGYLKWRETLKKMHADLTVEILQQVGFDEQFQERVKKIILKKLIKKNEESQTLEDTICLVFLDYYFDEFAVKHNDEKVIDILKKTWVKMSDKGHKAALTIPFSDKSLALVKQAIS; this is translated from the coding sequence ATGAAGCCAACAAGATTCGAAACTGCAATTGCCTTAATAGATAAAAAAAATGCTGAAGACCCAAATACATACGAAGTTGATGGGTTAGAGTATGCTAAAGAGTTGTTGTACTCGCAAAGAATGACAAGAAAATTACTTCAATTTGAGCCTAATGCATCTAAAGCATTACAAATTGCAGCAAGAGCACAGCACATTTGCAGGTGGAAAATTGAAAGAAAAGAATATCCTATGGACAGAGTTGGGTATTTAAAATGGCGTGAAACGCTTAAAAAAATGCACGCAGATTTAACTGTAGAAATTTTACAACAAGTAGGTTTTGACGAGCAGTTTCAAGAAAGAGTAAAGAAAATTATCTTAAAGAAATTAATTAAGAAAAACGAAGAATCTCAAACTTTAGAAGATACTATTTGTTTGGTTTTTTTAGATTATTATTTTGATGAATTTGCAGTGAAACATAATGATGAAAAAGTAATTGATATCTTAAAAAAGACTTGGGTAAAAATGTCAGATAAAGGGCATAAAGCTGCTTTAACTATTCCTTTTTCTGATAAAAGTTTGGCTTTAGTAAAGCAAGCAATCTCATAA
- the nirD gene encoding nitrite reductase small subunit NirD produces the protein MEQILEQYSSTKLEDVKIWFKAATVKDFPLDGGACVKYKNKQIAVFNFARLNKWYACQNVCPHKMEMVLSRGMIGDDKGTPKVACPLHKKTFSLEDGSNLTGEDFKIATYPVKIEGEIVYIGFSE, from the coding sequence ATGGAACAAATTTTAGAACAATACTCATCAACAAAACTAGAAGATGTAAAAATCTGGTTTAAAGCTGCAACTGTAAAAGATTTTCCTTTAGATGGTGGTGCTTGTGTAAAATACAAAAACAAACAAATTGCTGTTTTTAATTTTGCAAGATTAAATAAATGGTATGCTTGTCAAAATGTTTGTCCTCATAAAATGGAAATGGTGTTAAGTAGAGGTATGATTGGTGATGATAAAGGAACTCCAAAAGTTGCTTGTCCTTTGCATAAAAAAACATTTTCTCTAGAAGACGGATCTAATTTAACTGGAGAAGATTTTAAAATTGCCACATATCCTGTTAAAATAGAAGGTGAAATTGTGTATATTGGCTTTTCAGAATAA
- a CDS encoding response regulator transcription factor — MINVVLADDHVLVRDGIKALLEDQSGITVIDEASNGKEALEVLSKNKPHVLIIDIRMPEMNGIEAVAEVKKHFRDVKTLMLSMHDSEEYVVKSIQAGADGYLLKGSSKEEFLKAVIKVASGGKYFTGDVSSIIMNNFVNGNSTSVDASKKVSTQLPFKLTKRERQILGLVLELKNNKDIADELKISKRTAEVHRFNLMKKLEVKNLMELTNKVKEYQLI; from the coding sequence ATGATAAATGTAGTGTTAGCCGACGATCACGTTTTGGTAAGAGATGGAATAAAAGCGCTATTAGAAGATCAATCAGGAATTACTGTAATTGATGAGGCTTCTAATGGAAAAGAAGCTTTAGAAGTACTTTCTAAAAATAAACCACACGTTTTAATTATAGATATACGTATGCCAGAAATGAATGGAATTGAGGCGGTTGCAGAAGTTAAAAAACATTTTAGAGATGTAAAAACTTTAATGCTTTCTATGCATGATTCAGAAGAATATGTGGTAAAATCGATACAAGCAGGTGCAGATGGTTATTTGTTAAAAGGGTCAAGTAAAGAAGAGTTTTTAAAAGCTGTGATAAAAGTAGCTTCTGGCGGTAAATACTTTACTGGTGATGTTTCTTCTATTATAATGAATAATTTTGTAAACGGAAATTCCACAAGTGTTGATGCTTCTAAAAAAGTAAGTACACAATTGCCTTTTAAATTAACTAAAAGAGAAAGGCAGATTTTAGGCTTAGTTTTAGAATTAAAAAATAATAAAGATATTGCTGATGAACTTAAAATTAGTAAAAGAACAGCAGAAGTGCATCGTTTTAATTTAATGAAGAAATTAGAGGTTAAAAATCTAATGGAATTAACGAATAAGGTTAAAGAATATCAGTTAATATAA
- a CDS encoding ATP-binding protein, with protein MTKNGNSLDQRTFSKLSRLYILALSAIALSVIVSQVLVRNHLANQESDSTVINVAGRQRMLSQKLTKDILSLSISDQELTKNQLKNRIKNTLTLWELSHYALQNGNDSLGLPAENSYEIKRRFKEINPVFKTIEVASKSIINKIELNSELSINVLATDIKKVTQNEGSFLAKMDDIVNQYDLEANEKVAWLRKLEFFLMALTLVILLGEFLFIFWPTAKSVKATLSELLLAEKRAKKMAFDADQLSVAKAESVKELRALSHAMDETLLFARISPTGNLIHMGNKFSRLFRLSNFNKEILFWDLLSINENEKVVIENLINKHKKIGWQGEVKATAKNNISIWLEMSIIPYRPTEDKSELLIIASEITDRKEAQIEVERLTKVSFEEKMSQQKIISSKIIENQEKEQNRIAKDVHDGIGQMLTGLKFNLESINLDDLEKSKTKIEHLKELTTSIIKGVRTATFNLTPPELSDHGIVPAISKLTQELGKLTGKEILLFNKTDFNQRLDSLTEINLYRITQEAINNAIKYADSSHILVSLSHSKNMLSIVIDDDGKGFEPAKVKKVKNGDGGMGMTFMKERIKYIDGRLFLNSELGKGTRVTLNIPLHTI; from the coding sequence ATGACAAAAAACGGTAATTCTTTAGATCAGCGTACGTTTTCTAAGTTAAGCCGTTTGTATATTCTTGCGCTAAGTGCAATTGCACTTTCTGTAATTGTAAGTCAGGTTTTGGTTCGTAATCACTTAGCAAATCAAGAAAGCGATTCTACTGTAATTAACGTTGCTGGTAGGCAACGAATGTTAAGTCAGAAATTAACTAAAGATATTCTTTCCTTATCTATTTCAGATCAAGAACTTACTAAAAATCAACTAAAAAATAGAATTAAAAACACTTTGACTTTGTGGGAGTTGTCTCATTATGCACTACAAAATGGTAACGATTCTTTAGGTTTGCCAGCAGAAAATAGTTATGAGATAAAAAGACGTTTTAAAGAGATCAATCCTGTTTTTAAAACTATAGAAGTAGCTTCAAAATCTATCATAAATAAAATAGAATTAAACTCAGAATTATCTATTAATGTGCTAGCTACAGATATAAAAAAAGTAACTCAAAATGAAGGTTCTTTTTTAGCAAAGATGGATGATATTGTAAATCAATATGATTTAGAAGCAAATGAAAAAGTGGCTTGGTTAAGAAAATTAGAATTCTTTTTAATGGCATTAACCTTGGTAATTCTTTTAGGTGAGTTTTTATTCATTTTTTGGCCAACTGCAAAATCAGTAAAAGCTACGTTATCAGAATTATTATTGGCAGAAAAAAGAGCAAAAAAAATGGCTTTCGATGCAGATCAATTAAGTGTTGCTAAAGCAGAATCTGTTAAAGAATTACGAGCACTGAGTCACGCTATGGATGAAACCTTATTGTTTGCCAGAATTTCTCCAACAGGAAACTTAATTCATATGGGTAATAAGTTTTCGCGTCTATTTCGATTATCAAACTTTAATAAAGAAATTTTATTTTGGGACCTTTTATCAATCAATGAAAACGAAAAAGTTGTAATAGAAAATTTAATAAATAAACATAAAAAAATAGGTTGGCAAGGAGAGGTTAAAGCAACTGCTAAAAATAATATTTCTATTTGGTTAGAAATGTCTATAATACCTTATAGGCCTACAGAAGATAAATCAGAATTATTGATTATTGCATCAGAAATTACAGATAGAAAAGAAGCTCAGATAGAGGTAGAGAGGCTAACAAAGGTTAGTTTCGAAGAGAAAATGAGCCAGCAAAAAATAATTTCTAGCAAGATTATAGAAAATCAGGAAAAAGAACAAAATAGGATTGCAAAAGATGTTCATGATGGAATAGGGCAAATGCTAACAGGCTTAAAATTTAATTTAGAAAGCATAAATTTAGATGATTTAGAAAAGTCTAAAACCAAAATAGAGCACCTAAAAGAATTGACTACCAGTATTATAAAAGGAGTTAGAACAGCAACTTTTAATTTAACACCACCAGAATTATCAGATCATGGAATTGTACCAGCAATATCAAAATTAACTCAAGAATTGGGTAAGCTTACAGGTAAAGAAATTCTTTTATTTAATAAAACAGATTTCAATCAACGATTAGATTCTTTAACTGAAATAAATTTATATAGAATTACTCAAGAAGCTATAAATAATGCAATTAAATATGCAGATTCTTCACATATTTTAGTGTCACTTTCTCACAGTAAAAATATGTTAAGTATTGTTATAGATGATGATGGTAAGGGTTTTGAGCCAGCTAAAGTAAAAAAAGTTAAAAATGGTGATGGAGGAATGGGAATGACCTTTATGAAAGAAAGGATTAAGTATATTGATGGTCGTTTGTTCTTAAATTCTGAACTAGGAAAAGGTACAAGAGTAACCTTAAATATTCCTTTACACACAATTTAA
- a CDS encoding zinc-binding metallopeptidase family protein — protein MNVFQCPNCSNTVYFENTSCENCDSTLGYSIDDDDFRVPEDNDLKFCKNYIYNNCNWLIDINDENDFCTACQLNRVIPNKRDFDDFNKCEQLEFAKHRLIYQLYKLKLPLVAKNLNNKGIAFDFLSENNKENKLTGHANGVVTIILSEADAVHRAQLKKEMNEPYRTLLGHFRHEIGHYYWMLFFEKEHLQSFRKLFGDERKDYGKSLEAHYKNGPQKDWNLNFISNYASSHPWEDWAETWAHYLHIIDTLETASSLGISFANSKTILSKDCVSNFDDPYKIKDFRKIFNASITLTSAANSLNRAMGLPDIYPFVIPEPVYYKLEFIHNLLFNNSWNLK, from the coding sequence ATGAATGTATTTCAATGTCCAAATTGCAGTAATACCGTTTATTTTGAGAATACAAGTTGCGAAAATTGTGATAGTACTTTAGGTTATAGTATTGATGATGATGATTTTAGAGTACCAGAAGATAATGATTTAAAATTTTGTAAAAATTATATTTATAATAATTGTAATTGGTTGATAGATATTAATGATGAGAATGATTTTTGTACAGCTTGCCAATTAAATAGAGTAATACCCAATAAAAGAGATTTTGATGATTTTAATAAATGTGAACAATTAGAATTTGCGAAACATCGATTAATATATCAGTTGTATAAATTAAAATTACCATTAGTCGCAAAAAATCTTAATAATAAAGGTATTGCTTTTGATTTTTTATCAGAAAACAACAAAGAAAATAAACTTACTGGTCATGCAAATGGTGTGGTAACTATAATACTTTCTGAGGCTGATGCTGTTCATAGAGCTCAATTAAAAAAGGAGATGAACGAACCTTATAGAACCTTGTTGGGGCATTTTAGGCACGAAATAGGACATTATTATTGGATGCTGTTTTTCGAAAAAGAACACTTACAAAGTTTTAGAAAGCTTTTTGGTGATGAAAGAAAAGATTATGGTAAATCTTTAGAAGCGCATTACAAAAACGGCCCACAAAAAGATTGGAACTTGAATTTTATAAGTAATTATGCAAGTTCACATCCTTGGGAAGATTGGGCAGAAACTTGGGCACATTATCTACATATTATTGATACTTTAGAAACAGCAAGTTCTTTAGGTATTTCTTTTGCAAATTCTAAAACAATATTGTCTAAAGATTGTGTTTCTAATTTCGATGATCCTTATAAAATTAAAGATTTCAGAAAAATATTTAATGCAAGCATTACATTAACTTCGGCTGCTAATAGTTTAAATAGAGCTATGGGCTTACCTGATATTTATCCTTTTGTTATTCCAGAACCTGTTTATTATAAGTTAGAGTTCATTCACAATTTATTATTTAATAACAGTTGGAATCTGAAATAA
- a CDS encoding MFS transporter, with the protein MSTLTQEKATKLSLLNFKNVSTRTFWITSISFFMCFFAWFGIVPFMPDVVRDLGLTPDQKWNSIILAVSGTVFVRLLIGKLCDKYGPRLCYTWLLMLGAIPVILCGLVQTPAQFLVCRLFIGFIGASFVITQVHTSLMFAPNIVGTANATSAGWGNLGGGANRLGMPLIAGAVVAFGVSDADAWRYSMVIAGVVCFLMGIVYFFFTQDTPKGNFKELKTSGEMIVTKKDQIGFLEVLKDYRVWILFVVYAASFGIELTVYGTMDDYLQNTFQLERVTAGNIVLSFALMNIFARTLGGFFGDKFGELNGLRGRVLFLSFILTLQGIMLISFSGATSIILGIVLLISFSLSVQMAEGATFSVVPFINKKAIGSVSGIVGAGGNVGAFLAAMLLKSKSAVAEKAAIAANEGLGEEAIKAAQSVASSSAVSSGYLLIGFVVIATAVMSLTIKFSKEDESLEVSEKVKEIIPELIPVK; encoded by the coding sequence ATGTCTACTTTAACTCAAGAGAAAGCTACAAAACTAAGTTTGTTAAATTTTAAAAATGTATCCACTCGCACTTTTTGGATTACATCTATTTCATTTTTTATGTGCTTTTTTGCATGGTTTGGTATTGTGCCATTTATGCCAGATGTAGTAAGAGATTTAGGTTTAACACCAGATCAAAAATGGAACTCAATTATTTTAGCAGTTTCAGGAACTGTTTTTGTACGTTTACTAATAGGTAAATTATGTGATAAATACGGGCCAAGATTATGTTATACTTGGTTGTTAATGTTAGGTGCAATTCCTGTTATTCTATGTGGTTTAGTGCAAACACCTGCTCAGTTTTTAGTTTGTAGATTATTTATCGGTTTTATAGGTGCGTCTTTTGTAATAACACAAGTGCATACCTCATTAATGTTTGCGCCAAATATTGTGGGTACTGCAAACGCAACTTCTGCAGGTTGGGGTAATTTAGGTGGTGGTGCCAATAGATTAGGTATGCCTTTAATTGCAGGAGCAGTTGTAGCTTTTGGTGTTTCTGATGCAGATGCTTGGAGATATTCTATGGTTATTGCAGGTGTTGTTTGTTTTTTAATGGGTATTGTTTATTTCTTTTTTACACAAGATACTCCAAAAGGAAACTTTAAAGAATTAAAAACTTCAGGAGAAATGATTGTTACTAAAAAAGATCAAATTGGTTTTTTAGAGGTTTTAAAAGATTACAGAGTTTGGATTCTTTTTGTGGTATATGCAGCAAGTTTTGGAATTGAATTAACAGTTTATGGTACAATGGATGATTACCTTCAAAATACCTTTCAATTAGAAAGAGTAACAGCAGGTAATATTGTATTGTCTTTTGCTTTAATGAACATTTTTGCAAGAACTTTAGGAGGCTTTTTTGGTGATAAATTTGGGGAATTAAATGGTTTAAGAGGTAGAGTTTTATTTTTGTCTTTTATCTTAACCTTACAAGGAATTATGTTAATTTCCTTTTCAGGAGCAACAAGTATAATTTTAGGAATTGTTTTATTAATTTCTTTTAGTTTAAGTGTGCAAATGGCAGAGGGAGCTACGTTTTCTGTTGTACCATTTATCAATAAAAAAGCAATTGGCTCTGTTTCTGGTATTGTTGGTGCAGGTGGTAATGTTGGTGCTTTTTTAGCAGCAATGTTATTAAAATCTAAATCTGCTGTAGCAGAAAAAGCAGCTATTGCGGCTAATGAAGGTTTAGGAGAAGAAGCTATTAAGGCAGCACAATCTGTAGCTTCATCAAGTGCTGTTTCTAGTGGGTATTTATTAATTGGTTTTGTGGTAATTGCAACAGCAGTTATGTCTTTAACGATTAAGTTTTCTAAAGAAGATGAGTCTTTAGAAGTGTCAGAAAAAGTAAAAGAAATAATTCCAGAATTAATACCTGTAAAGTAA
- a CDS encoding nitrate reductase yields MIKNEVKTTCSYCGVGCGIIVKKDINNKVFVEGDKDHPVNRGMLCSKGMNLHYVANDVSDRILYPEMRWSRSHPRERVSWDTALDRAANVFKSIIKKHGPDSVAFYVSGQSLTEEYYIANKLTKGFLGTNNIDTNSRLCMSSAVVGYKKTFGEDSVPVSYEDIELADCFLITGANPAWCHPILFRRIEKRKEENPNVKIIVIDPRRTDSANFADLHLQLIPGTDVVLYNAIARRLYKRGLIDEDFIKKHTQGFEDYRKIILDTNLKKASKICGVSEDDIEKAAEIIGLSKGFISMWAMGLNQSVIGTDKNTSLLNLSLITGQVGKPGSGPFSLTGQPNAMGGREVGGMANLLAVHKDLGNEEHRREVAQFWGVDKISPKPGLTATEMFDALESGKLKAVWIACTNPLVSLPNSHQIEKAMANSKFVVVQEISHKSDTVKYADLVLPAAAWLEKEGTMTNSERRISYLPKEIDAPGEARPDVEIFCDFAQRMGFRGFNYNSAEEIYDEYASMTKGTNIDVSFLNYDRLKNEGTFQWPVNEYRHSGTPRLFEDKKFYTPSQKAIFNVPSTIENTSVKTNQEFPLILTTGRIRDQWHTMTKTGKVSRLKTHYPKPVLEINPVDAYLNGIKDGDVTEIKSANGVVRVRAKITDAIKEGVVFLPMHWGKVLKSNLNRANNLTNTHIDPVSKEPDFKFTSVSVSKYKKPKEKIIIAGAGAAAFRFLQNYRDYNEVDEIHVFSKESNLFYNRVLLPEYITEELTWQQLLKIKNAELSNLEIHIHPETLIDKIDKEAKIVTDSNGETHTFDKLILATGSRAFIPKDVQIDLPGRFTMRNKSDADEFKQYLDNTGLPPEEQHVVIVGGGLLGLELAAAMKHKNVKITIIQRASRLMERQLDKISSKLLSLDVQERGIQIYFDNEVSTVFDDDETGELTINLKSGKYITANAIVYTIGTRPNIEIAKNNGIVCGRGVKVNQHLQSSHLDIFAIGEIAEFNNQLFGITSAAEEQAGILANFIAGDISESYKGSVLMNILKFNDLNLCSIGEIKVPENDNSYEEIIFTDMSKRYYKKCIVKDDLLIGAVLMGDKNEFAEFKTMIESKIEMSDKRDTLLRGTSNDVPMLGELVCSCSQVGAGNIEEAIAGGCTNFTELCNKTGAGLGCGSCKTEVREILNNAKVKV; encoded by the coding sequence ATGATCAAAAATGAAGTTAAAACAACGTGTTCTTATTGTGGAGTAGGTTGTGGAATTATCGTAAAAAAAGACATTAACAACAAGGTTTTTGTTGAAGGAGATAAAGATCATCCTGTAAATAGAGGAATGTTATGTTCTAAAGGAATGAATTTACATTATGTTGCAAATGATGTTTCTGATCGAATTTTATATCCAGAAATGCGTTGGTCTCGTTCTCATCCTAGAGAAAGAGTTTCTTGGGATACTGCCTTAGATAGAGCTGCAAATGTATTTAAATCCATCATAAAAAAACACGGGCCAGATTCAGTGGCTTTCTATGTTTCAGGACAAAGTTTAACAGAAGAATATTACATCGCAAATAAATTAACCAAAGGTTTTTTAGGTACAAATAATATCGATACAAACTCACGTTTATGTATGAGTTCTGCTGTTGTGGGTTACAAAAAAACTTTTGGAGAAGATAGTGTGCCAGTTTCTTATGAAGATATAGAATTGGCAGATTGCTTTTTAATTACAGGAGCAAATCCTGCTTGGTGTCATCCAATTTTGTTTAGAAGGATAGAAAAAAGAAAAGAAGAAAACCCGAACGTAAAAATTATAGTAATTGATCCTCGTAGAACAGATTCTGCAAATTTTGCAGATTTACACTTACAATTAATTCCGGGTACAGATGTAGTTTTGTACAACGCAATTGCAAGACGTTTGTATAAAAGAGGTTTAATTGATGAAGATTTTATAAAAAAACATACTCAAGGTTTTGAGGATTATAGAAAAATAATTTTAGATACAAACCTTAAAAAAGCTTCAAAAATTTGTGGAGTTTCTGAAGATGATATCGAAAAAGCTGCAGAAATAATTGGGCTATCAAAAGGTTTTATTAGTATGTGGGCAATGGGTTTAAATCAAAGTGTTATTGGTACAGATAAAAATACATCACTTTTAAATTTATCATTAATAACAGGTCAAGTTGGTAAACCTGGTTCAGGTCCATTTTCTTTAACAGGCCAGCCAAATGCAATGGGTGGTCGTGAAGTTGGTGGTATGGCTAACCTTTTGGCAGTTCATAAAGATTTAGGTAACGAAGAGCATAGAAGAGAAGTTGCACAGTTTTGGGGTGTAGATAAAATATCACCCAAACCTGGTTTAACAGCAACAGAAATGTTTGATGCTTTAGAAAGCGGAAAACTAAAAGCAGTTTGGATTGCTTGTACAAATCCGTTAGTGAGTTTGCCAAATTCGCATCAAATAGAAAAAGCGATGGCAAATTCTAAGTTTGTTGTGGTGCAAGAAATTTCTCATAAATCAGATACTGTAAAATATGCAGATTTGGTTTTACCAGCAGCTGCTTGGTTAGAGAAAGAAGGTACAATGACAAATTCTGAACGTAGAATTTCTTATTTGCCAAAAGAAATTGATGCTCCAGGAGAAGCAAGACCAGATGTAGAAATTTTTTGTGATTTTGCCCAAAGAATGGGTTTTAGAGGTTTTAATTATAATAGTGCAGAAGAAATTTACGATGAATATGCATCAATGACAAAAGGCACAAATATTGATGTTTCTTTTTTAAATTACGATCGTTTAAAAAACGAAGGTACTTTTCAATGGCCAGTAAATGAATATCGTCATTCTGGTACTCCTCGTCTTTTTGAAGATAAAAAATTTTATACACCATCTCAAAAAGCAATTTTTAATGTTCCATCAACCATAGAAAATACATCAGTAAAAACAAATCAAGAATTCCCATTAATTCTTACAACTGGTCGTATTCGAGATCAGTGGCATACAATGACAAAAACAGGAAAAGTGTCGCGTTTAAAAACGCATTATCCAAAACCTGTGCTAGAAATTAATCCTGTTGATGCATATTTAAACGGAATAAAAGATGGTGATGTTACAGAAATAAAAAGCGCAAATGGTGTTGTTAGAGTACGTGCAAAAATTACGGATGCCATAAAAGAAGGTGTTGTGTTTTTGCCTATGCATTGGGGTAAAGTTTTAAAAAGCAATTTAAATAGAGCTAATAATTTAACAAATACACATATAGATCCTGTTTCTAAAGAGCCAGATTTTAAATTTACTTCGGTTTCAGTTTCTAAATATAAAAAACCAAAAGAAAAAATAATTATTGCAGGCGCAGGTGCTGCAGCTTTTCGTTTTTTACAAAATTATAGAGATTATAATGAGGTAGATGAAATTCACGTTTTTTCTAAAGAATCTAACCTATTTTATAATCGTGTTTTGTTGCCAGAATACATTACAGAAGAATTGACTTGGCAGCAGTTATTAAAAATTAAAAATGCAGAATTAAGTAATTTAGAGATTCATATTCATCCAGAAACTTTAATTGATAAAATTGATAAAGAAGCTAAAATAGTTACAGATTCAAATGGAGAAACGCATACTTTTGATAAGCTTATTTTAGCAACAGGTAGTAGAGCTTTTATTCCAAAAGATGTGCAAATAGATTTACCTGGTCGTTTTACTATGCGTAATAAAAGTGATGCAGATGAATTTAAACAATACTTAGACAATACAGGTTTGCCTCCAGAAGAGCAACACGTTGTTATTGTTGGTGGTGGTTTATTAGGATTAGAATTAGCTGCTGCAATGAAACACAAGAATGTTAAAATAACCATCATACAAAGAGCATCTAGATTAATGGAGCGTCAATTAGATAAAATTTCTAGCAAATTATTGTCTTTGGATGTGCAAGAAAGAGGAATTCAAATTTATTTTGATAATGAAGTAAGTACTGTTTTTGATGATGATGAAACAGGCGAATTAACCATCAACCTAAAATCAGGAAAATACATTACAGCAAACGCAATTGTGTATACAATTGGTACTAGACCAAATATAGAAATTGCAAAAAATAACGGAATTGTGTGTGGTAGAGGAGTAAAAGTAAATCAACATTTACAATCTTCACATCTAGATATTTTTGCTATCGGAGAAATTGCAGAATTCAACAATCAATTATTTGGTATTACTTCTGCAGCAGAAGAACAAGCAGGAATTTTAGCCAACTTTATTGCAGGTGATATTAGTGAATCTTACAAAGGTTCTGTATTAATGAATATTCTAAAATTCAATGATTTAAATCTCTGTTCAATAGGTGAAATTAAAGTGCCAGAAAACGATAATAGTTACGAAGAAATTATATTTACAGATATGTCTAAACGATACTATAAAAAGTGTATTGTTAAAGACGATTTGTTAATTGGTGCTGTTTTAATGGGCGATAAAAACGAGTTTGCAGAATTCAAAACAATGATAGAAAGCAAAATCGAAATGTCTGATAAAAGAGACACTTTGTTAAGAGGTACTTCTAATGATGTGCCAATGTTGGGTGAATTAGTTTGTTCTTGTAGTCAAGTTGGTGCAGGTAATATAGAAGAGGCAATTGCAGGTGGTTGTACAAATTTTACAGAATTATGTAATAAAACAGGCGCTGGTTTAGGTTGTGGAAGTTGTAAAACTGAGGTAAGAGAAATTTTGAATAACGCTAAAGTAAAGGTATGA